The Nitrosomonas sp. genomic sequence CTTGCCATTTCTCTCTGGCGGCACCACTGGTAAGTGCTTTGCGTGCCAATTCGATTCCTGCAGCGATTGATTCGGCAAGTCCGGCAATATAAATAGCCGCGCCAGCATTGAGCAGCACGATATCGCGCGCCGGTCCGGGCTGATTTTCCAGCACGGACAGTAATTTTGCTGCCGCATCAGCCGGGCCGGTTACCTGCAGAGTTTCGATAGACGCGCAGAGTAAGCCAAAATCTCCTGGCTGCAGGGTATATTCGTAAATTTCCCCATCTCGTAGCTCAGCTGCGTGGGTGGGGCCGGATATGGTGATCTCGTCCAGCCCGTCGCTGCCATGCACGACCAGGGCGCGCCGGCTTCCGAGGCGCTGCAGGACGTGCGCCAATACTTTTGTCAGTTTGGGATGGAAGACGCCCAGCAACTGATTGCTTGCCTTGGCGGGATTAGTCAGCGGGCCCAGCAGATTAAAAAGGGTGCGAATTCCCAGTTCACGCCGCACGGGAGCGGCATGTTTCATCGCATGGTGGAAATTGGGGGCAAACATGAAACCGATGCCGATTTCATGGATTGAGCGTTCTATTTGCTGAGGTGTTTGCGCGAGATTGATTCCCATGGTTTCCAGCACATCCGCACTACCCGCCTTGCTTGAAACTGACCGGCCACCATGCTTGGCAACCCGCGCCCCCGCCGCTGCCGCAACGAATGCTGTTGCAGTTGAGATATTGAATGTGCCTGCGCCATCGCCACCAGTACCGCAGGTATCGATTAAGTGTGTGGTATCCGTTACCCTGATGGGAACAGCCAGTTCGCGCATGACTTCTGCCGCCGCAGTAATTTCTCCAACTGTTTCACGTTTTACCCGTAAGCCTGTAATTAACGCAGCAGTCATGACTGGAGAGACTTCTCCTGCCATAATGGCGCGCATTAGCTGGGTCATGTCGTCATGCGCAATTTCCTGATGCTCAAGAACTTGCTCGAGAATGGTTTGGGGTGTCACGCGCTTAACAGTGCCTTGGTTGGATGATGGGTGTGAGTAAACTGCAGGAAGTTTTTGAGCAGCTGATGACCGTGTTCGCTCAGGACTGATTCGGGATGAAACTGCACACCTTCTATCGTCAGTGTGCGATGGCGTATCCCCATGATTTCACCTGTCTCTGTCCAGGCCGTGATTTCCAGGCAATCCGGCAGACTTTCGCGTTCGATAATCAGGGAATGATATCGGGTTGCCATGAATGGATTGGGTAAACCACGAAACACGCCTGAGTTTTCGTGAAAAATTGGGGATACTTTACCGTGCATAACTTGTTTGGCTCGTATAATACGACCACCAAATGCTTGCCCAATACTTTGATGCCCCAGGCAAACACCAAGCAAAGGCAGGCTGCCACCATAATGCTGAATCAGTTGCAGGGATATGCCGGCCTCGTCTGGGGTGCAAGGTCCGGGTGAGATGACCACGCACGCGGGCATCAGTTGCGAAACCTGTTCCAGAGTGATCTCATCGTTGCGTACTACCTTGACTTCTTCGCCCAGCTCACCAAAATATTGCACGAGGTTGTAAGTAAACGAATCGTAATTATCTATCATCAATAGCATGGCGGACAGTGATTGTTTAATTAATTTGTGCTCATAGTAATAAGATGGCCAAGTATAAACGCTCATGGCCGATACACGGTAAATTCTAAATGTAACTCTTGGCGGCAGGCTCGACAATAGCAAATAAGCCCGCTTTGCTTGTTTCTTGATTGAATAACGTTTCAGGGAATTGATGATAAATCGTGCGTTACTAATTTATACAATCAACGATATCGATGGGTATGGATGATACTGCAACAGCTCAAAAAATGAAATCTGATCAACGGGAAGAGGTTGTTAATGGCACTTTCCCGCCACACAAATTACAGAAAACCAGATTCAGGCCAAAATCTTTCTTCGGGCTGGTGCTGATCGGGTTCGCTGTTGTCGCTCTTCCGTTGATATTAGCACTTGCCTACAGTGCCGCCCGTATTGATGAGTTAACGATAATAAGTCGCAATGCGGTGTATCGTGCGACCGAGATTACCCACAGTAGTCGTACTCTGATAGATGAGATCATGGCAATGGAGCGCAGTGTCAATCAGGCATTGGCATTGGACGATACGACGCTGCTGGAAGGCTATCTGCTGGGGCATAATAAATTCGACGCTACTATCAAGCGTATGTTTGATGTGATCAGCGAGCAGAGTCAGTTTCAATTGTTGAGACAAATACAATCCCAGGAGAATAGTATTTTTGGTCAGGTTCTGGCACTCAACGAACAACCACAAATTTTGCAGGCGCTGCCTGAACAATTTGCCAACTTGTTAGTACTTTCCCAGCAATTCTCAACTAACAATTTTCTGTTGATTGGGCAAAGTGTTGAGCATATTAATCAAATTGCTTCAGAAACGCGTTCACTGGTGGAATCAGAGGTGGTGATTCTTGTCCCGCTGGTGATTTTTCTGGCCTTGATGTTTTCAACAATTATTGCCTATCCGATACGCCAGATTGATCAAGCCATCTCGCTCATGGGCAAAGGAAAGCTGACAATTCCAGTTCGAGTAAATGGGCCTGGAAAATTGGTTTATCTCGGTGAACGCCTCGACTGGTTGAGGCTTAGACTGCTTAAATTGGAGGAGCAGAAAATGCAGTTTTTCCGGCACGTCTCGCATGAGCTTAAAACGCCCCTGACCTCGATCCGGGAGGGATCTGGCCTGCTGGTAGAGGGAGTTCCCGGCAGTCTTAACCAACAGCAGTCACGTATTGCGAGCATTCTGCATGACAATAGTCTGCAATTGCAGCGGAAGATTGAAGATTTGCTCAGCTTTAGCGCCCTGCAAGGAAATGCGGCCAAGCTTGTCAAGCAATCCGTTGATGTGAGGAAATTTATCATCGCTGCCGTTCGGGCGCATGATCTATCTATTGTGCGCAAGCAAATTAAAATTTACTTGCTTTGTCCAGAATTGTCGCTAGAATGCGACAAACAGAAGCTGGATACTATTCTGGATAACCTGTTATCCAATGCCGTGAAATTTACCCCGGATAGCGGCCAAATAAAAATTTCTGTTACCAGCCTGAAAGTTGGG encodes the following:
- the trpD gene encoding anthranilate phosphoribosyltransferase, with the translated sequence MTPQTILEQVLEHQEIAHDDMTQLMRAIMAGEVSPVMTAALITGLRVKRETVGEITAAAEVMRELAVPIRVTDTTHLIDTCGTGGDGAGTFNISTATAFVAAAAGARVAKHGGRSVSSKAGSADVLETMGINLAQTPQQIERSIHEIGIGFMFAPNFHHAMKHAAPVRRELGIRTLFNLLGPLTNPAKASNQLLGVFHPKLTKVLAHVLQRLGSRRALVVHGSDGLDEITISGPTHAAELRDGEIYEYTLQPGDFGLLCASIETLQVTGPADAAAKLLSVLENQPGPARDIVLLNAGAAIYIAGLAESIAAGIELARKALTSGAAREKWQALIKFSNKN
- a CDS encoding aminodeoxychorismate/anthranilate synthase component II; its protein translation is MLLMIDNYDSFTYNLVQYFGELGEEVKVVRNDEITLEQVSQLMPACVVISPGPCTPDEAGISLQLIQHYGGSLPLLGVCLGHQSIGQAFGGRIIRAKQVMHGKVSPIFHENSGVFRGLPNPFMATRYHSLIIERESLPDCLEITAWTETGEIMGIRHRTLTIEGVQFHPESVLSEHGHQLLKNFLQFTHTHHPTKALLSA
- a CDS encoding HAMP domain-containing histidine kinase; its protein translation is MKSDQREEVVNGTFPPHKLQKTRFRPKSFFGLVLIGFAVVALPLILALAYSAARIDELTIISRNAVYRATEITHSSRTLIDEIMAMERSVNQALALDDTTLLEGYLLGHNKFDATIKRMFDVISEQSQFQLLRQIQSQENSIFGQVLALNEQPQILQALPEQFANLLVLSQQFSTNNFLLIGQSVEHINQIASETRSLVESEVVILVPLVIFLALMFSTIIAYPIRQIDQAISLMGKGKLTIPVRVNGPGKLVYLGERLDWLRLRLLKLEEQKMQFFRHVSHELKTPLTSIREGSGLLVEGVPGSLNQQQSRIASILHDNSLQLQRKIEDLLSFSALQGNAAKLVKQSVDVRKFIIAAVRAHDLSIVRKQIKIYLLCPELSLECDKQKLDTILDNLLSNAVKFTPDSGQIKISVTSLKVGVQIDICDSGPGVHETDRIKIFEPFYQGRNLPHHYVRGTGLGLAISREYALEHGGNVELIQTGCPGANFRLTLPI